In Paroedura picta isolate Pp20150507F chromosome 1, Ppicta_v3.0, whole genome shotgun sequence, the following are encoded in one genomic region:
- the PERP gene encoding p53 apoptosis effector related to PMP-22, which yields MLKCGLACWRCRWLLPLLLGLAIILGIIALVGRGWLESATFPYIRQASLWSDCQKQGPDDYNWICTSLMNYSWGRAAAATYLVGFIILCICFILAVIAFSIEILRFNFVRGIGGLLFVVAAFQIIALVIYPVMFTEEIDLKGANMFSWAYGFGWASTIIAIGCAFFFCCLPNWEDEVLGNIKPIYYGVEGI from the exons ATGTTGAAGTGCGGCCTGGCCTGCTGGCGCTGTAGATGGCTCCTGCCCCTGCTCTTGGGTTTAGCGATCATCCTTGGCATAATAGCGCTGGTTGGCCGGGGCTGGCTGGAATCGGCGACGTTCCCCTATATCCGCCAAGCCTCCCTGTGGTCCGACTGCCAAAAGCAAGGTCCAGATGATTACAACTGGATTTGCACTTCTCTCATGAATTACA gctgGGGTAGAGCTGCCGCTGCTACATACCTTGTTGGCTTTATCATCCTGTGCATCTGTTTCATCCTAGCAGTCATCGCATTCTCTATTGAAATACTGAGGTTTAATTTTGTTCGAGGAATAGGAGGCCTTCTCTTCGTTGTTG CGGCTTTTCAGATTATAGCCCTGGTGATCTATCCCGTCATGTTCACAGAAGAGATTGACCTGAAGGGAGCAAACATGTTCAGTTGGGCCTATGGCTTTGGCTGGGCGTCCACAATTATTGCAATAGGATGTGCATTCTTCTTCTGCTGTCTTCCCAACTGGGAAGATGAAGTCCTGGGCAACATAAAGCCCATTTACTATGGTGTAGAGGGAATTTGA